One genomic segment of Nicotiana tabacum cultivar K326 unplaced genomic scaffold, ASM71507v2 Un00037, whole genome shotgun sequence includes these proteins:
- the LOC142178911 gene encoding uncharacterized protein LOC142178911, translating into SDPPDKKLNSALLLSHRTYPPRDSWNFSPSFGYAGNKSPLTTNQQTSSGWVLPGRSKQQGMPRRRFSSWAAVSTSRGRSDPCPRIWGICSHKILRKSDLAGERSQFATKNKTASERTFVHFFCTKHGSLRIIVGRWLPKETPIRSAPRLGGIYLIPITRRGSL; encoded by the exons ATCAGATCCACCAGACAAGAAACTCAATTCCGCACTGCTGCTGAGTCATCGGACTTATCCACCAAGGGATTCGTGGAATTTCT CGCCCTCTTTTGGGTATGCAGGTAATAAGAGTCCTCTCACTACCAACCAACAGACATCATCTGGCTGGGTCTTACCG GGGAGATCAAAGCAACAGGGAATGCCTAGACGACGTTTTTCTTCCTGGGCTGCAGTAAGTACATCGAGAGGTCGTTCTGACCCTTGTCCCCGAATATGGGGAATATGTTCTCATAAAATCTTGCGTAAATCTGACCTAGCTGGCGAGCGATCCCAGTTCGCGACAAAGAACAAGACAGCAAGCGAGCGTACTTTTGTTCACTTCTTCTGCACCAAGCACGGAAGTTTAAGGATAATTGTAGGTCGGTGGCTACCTAAGGAAACTCCGATTCGATCCGCCCCCCGGCTGGGAGGCATCTACCTCATCCCGATCACAAGGAGAGGTTCACTATGA